From a single Bacteroidia bacterium genomic region:
- a CDS encoding DUF4129 domain-containing protein, producing the protein MRQRHTIILFSTLLFLLSGINICRAVPPTDETVFRNFEEEKLSDYKQKRDFNYGTEPLPEEEDFNFAAPQKSIAIVLQWLIYAAIFVTLGVLIFFVLRQSISWRKSRMIEQEFIPGLDTRDIREVMFEDMIENAIKNGEYRIAVRLLYLETLKKLTVKGWIAWKPFKTNQEYQLELQQTRVKEDFDRLTISYEYIWYGNFPVTSQLYQYVENIFRQFQSSLEYKQ; encoded by the coding sequence ATGAGACAGCGACACACCATTATCCTGTTTTCCACTCTGCTATTTTTGCTTTCCGGCATCAATATATGCCGGGCTGTGCCGCCCACCGATGAAACCGTTTTCCGAAACTTTGAAGAAGAAAAGCTTTCGGATTACAAACAGAAAAGGGATTTCAATTATGGAACAGAGCCTTTACCGGAAGAAGAAGACTTTAATTTTGCTGCACCGCAAAAGAGTATCGCAATTGTATTGCAATGGCTCATTTATGCGGCGATCTTTGTAACCCTTGGCGTATTGATATTTTTTGTGCTTCGGCAATCCATATCATGGAGGAAAAGCCGTATGATAGAGCAGGAGTTTATTCCCGGGCTGGACACACGCGATATCCGTGAGGTGATGTTTGAAGATATGATCGAAAATGCCATCAAAAACGGAGAATACCGAATCGCTGTAAGGCTCCTTTATCTTGAAACCCTCAAGAAACTGACGGTCAAAGGATGGATCGCCTGGAAACCCTTTAAAACCAATCAGGAATATCAGTTGGAACTTCAACAAACACGTGTAAAGGAAGATTTTGACAGACTTACCATCAGTTATGAATATATCTGGTATGGAAATTTTCCTGTTACAAGTCAGTTGTATCAATATGTAGAAAATATATTCCGCCAATTTCAGTCAAGCCTGGAGTATAAACAATGA
- a CDS encoding replication-associated recombination protein A, whose translation MDLFHTPTTSPAHIAPLAERIRPKSLDEVIGQTHLIFPDSPFVRSIQSNRIPSMIFWGPPGVGKTTLAQIIANSSQKPFKQLSAISAGVKEVREVLKFAEGRPGTVLFIDEIHRFNKAQQDSLLGAVEKGRITLIGATTENPSFEVNAALLSRSQVYSLKPLSFEEVRKLLSYAIEKDEILSQREIDLREIDAIYRIAGGDARKSLTLLEIFVNTHPEGEKIVVTNDELLAAAQEHVALYDKTGEQHYDLVSAFIKSVRGGDPNAAVYYLARMLDGGEDVKFIARRLIILAAEDIGNANPNALLLANACFQSVNVIGLPEARIILSQTTTYLATCDKSNAAYIAINDAMAFVKDQPAFSVPLHLRNAPTKLMREMDYGKGYKYSHDFQGQENHQEFLPQEMVGKQFYFPKPIGGEAKIRQFLEKQWGKKYQ comes from the coding sequence ATGGATCTGTTTCACACACCGACAACCAGTCCTGCCCATATTGCACCGCTTGCCGAGCGAATCCGTCCAAAATCCCTCGATGAGGTGATCGGACAGACCCATCTTATTTTCCCGGATAGCCCGTTTGTGCGGTCTATCCAAAGCAACCGCATTCCATCCATGATCTTCTGGGGGCCGCCGGGTGTAGGCAAAACTACGCTGGCGCAGATTATTGCAAATTCTTCCCAAAAGCCGTTCAAACAGCTGAGTGCCATTTCTGCCGGAGTGAAGGAAGTGCGCGAGGTGCTGAAATTTGCCGAAGGAAGACCGGGCACGGTTTTGTTTATCGACGAGATCCATCGTTTTAATAAAGCGCAGCAGGATTCTTTGCTGGGTGCGGTAGAAAAAGGGCGAATCACCCTGATTGGCGCCACCACGGAAAACCCTTCTTTCGAAGTAAATGCAGCGTTACTTTCGCGAAGTCAGGTCTATTCGCTCAAACCCTTGTCTTTTGAGGAAGTCAGGAAGTTGCTCTCCTATGCTATTGAGAAGGATGAAATTCTGTCTCAAAGGGAGATCGATCTGCGTGAGATTGACGCCATATACCGGATCGCGGGAGGAGATGCCCGGAAAAGCCTGACATTGCTGGAAATCTTCGTCAATACCCATCCGGAAGGGGAAAAAATTGTGGTAACCAATGACGAGTTGCTGGCTGCTGCACAGGAACATGTCGCTTTATATGATAAAACTGGGGAACAACACTACGATCTGGTCTCGGCATTTATCAAGTCTGTTCGCGGGGGAGACCCCAATGCCGCTGTATATTACCTGGCCAGAATGCTGGACGGGGGCGAAGATGTGAAATTTATTGCCCGAAGGCTCATTATCCTCGCCGCAGAAGATATTGGCAATGCCAACCCCAATGCCCTGCTGCTTGCCAATGCATGTTTTCAATCGGTGAATGTAATCGGACTGCCGGAAGCCCGGATTATTCTTTCTCAAACTACTACCTACCTCGCAACCTGCGACAAGTCCAATGCCGCCTACATCGCGATCAACGATGCCATGGCTTTTGTCAAAGATCAGCCTGCTTTTTCGGTGCCTCTTCACCTTCGCAATGCGCCGACAAAACTTATGCGGGAAATGGATTATGGAAAAGGATACAAATATTCCCACGATTTTCAGGGGCAGGAAAATCATCAGGAATTTTTACCGCAGGAAATGGTGGGCAAGCAATTTTATTTCCCCAAACCCATAGGCGGTGAGGCGAAAATCAGACAGTTTCTGGAAAAACAATGGGGGAAAAAATACCAATAA
- a CDS encoding phosphatase PAP2 family protein yields the protein MKPIIFFLLFSASVFSLSAQYSPYRITAKGDLPITLGAVGLSAAGQLFQNSVQPLTAGELASLNRLQINRFDRPTSFNWNLRAKKTSDILAMGAILLPATLLAFKPVRDDFPEVLTMGVQAFSFTYGLTGFAKASVHRNRPFTYIDATGNSELYQAQTERDARFSFFSGHASMTAASAFFLAKVYSDYYPRSRAKPFVWTGAVLVPAFVGFLRVRAGKHFPSDVITGYVVGAAVGILTPHLHKNF from the coding sequence GTGAAACCGATTATCTTCTTTCTGCTCTTTTCTGCTTCTGTTTTCTCTCTGTCTGCGCAATATTCTCCTTACAGAATTACTGCCAAAGGAGATCTGCCGATTACCCTGGGTGCTGTCGGCCTTTCTGCTGCCGGACAGCTTTTTCAGAATTCTGTACAACCTCTGACTGCCGGTGAATTGGCTTCACTCAACCGACTTCAGATCAACCGTTTTGATCGCCCCACGTCATTTAACTGGAATCTGCGGGCAAAAAAAACAAGTGATATTCTGGCTATGGGTGCAATTTTGCTCCCTGCAACCCTGCTTGCGTTTAAACCGGTAAGAGATGATTTTCCCGAGGTGCTGACCATGGGCGTTCAGGCGTTTTCGTTTACTTACGGACTTACAGGTTTTGCCAAGGCTTCTGTACACAGAAACCGCCCGTTTACCTATATCGATGCTACCGGCAACAGCGAGTTATATCAGGCACAGACTGAACGCGATGCGCGGTTTTCGTTTTTCTCCGGCCATGCGTCAATGACTGCAGCTTCTGCTTTTTTTCTCGCAAAGGTCTATAGTGACTATTATCCCCGATCCAGAGCAAAACCATTTGTCTGGACCGGGGCTGTTTTGGTTCCCGCTTTTGTTGGATTTCTGCGGGTAAGGGCCGGTAAACATTTTCCTTCGGATGTGATCACCGGTTATGTCGTCGGGGCAGCTGTGGGAATACTGACACCCCATTTACACAAAAACTTCTGA
- a CDS encoding DUF4350 domain-containing protein yields the protein MKQIPLHKKLLFGIGIILAVITLYGVLQESLGPKKFSWSESFARKSKAPYGTFLVYEMLGNIFEVDSVKEINKPVFEQLVYEEYQQSSYIFINENFPVDETDADEMVNFVKAGNYIFIAAYYFPPALKERLGFENLSYLQSQEDSVDIRFTDEAHAGEMYRFPGVKMINYFQSWNADHTTVLAETIDGKAKLLEIRMGEGKFFLSTDPRAFTNYYMVHPRNHQYISHALSFLPEGQTVFWDEYYKINNLRSKNGYDGDSERPSAWDYIMQQEALRWGFWLFLIAIFIYAVFESKRTQRLVPIIKPLPNTTLDFTETIGRLYYQNGDHQKIAVKRIKVFLEYVRSRYFLKTKVFDDEFIRNLAGKSGIPETDIRQLCETIDFIKNHTAISEEQLISLNQLLEDFYHRV from the coding sequence ATGAAACAGATACCCTTACATAAAAAATTGCTGTTTGGGATCGGGATTATTCTTGCTGTCATCACCCTATACGGCGTACTTCAGGAATCTCTGGGGCCCAAAAAATTTTCATGGAGCGAGTCTTTTGCCCGCAAAAGCAAGGCCCCATATGGAACCTTTCTGGTGTATGAGATGCTGGGAAATATTTTTGAAGTTGACTCTGTAAAAGAAATTAATAAGCCCGTATTTGAGCAACTGGTCTATGAAGAATATCAACAGTCCAGCTATATTTTCATCAATGAAAACTTCCCGGTAGACGAAACCGATGCCGATGAAATGGTAAATTTTGTCAAAGCAGGCAATTATATCTTTATCGCGGCTTACTATTTTCCGCCCGCGTTAAAAGAACGCCTCGGTTTTGAAAACCTGTCTTACCTGCAAAGTCAGGAAGATTCGGTGGATATTCGATTTACAGATGAAGCGCATGCCGGAGAAATGTATCGTTTTCCCGGTGTAAAAATGATTAATTATTTCCAATCGTGGAACGCAGACCACACGACTGTATTGGCAGAAACCATTGACGGGAAAGCCAAGCTGCTAGAAATCCGTATGGGGGAAGGAAAATTTTTTCTGTCAACTGACCCCCGGGCATTTACAAACTATTATATGGTGCACCCCCGCAATCATCAATATATTTCACACGCTTTATCTTTTTTGCCGGAAGGGCAGACGGTTTTCTGGGACGAGTATTACAAAATCAACAATCTTCGGTCTAAAAATGGCTATGACGGGGATAGCGAAAGACCTTCCGCCTGGGACTATATCATGCAGCAGGAAGCGCTTCGCTGGGGATTCTGGCTTTTTCTGATAGCGATATTCATCTACGCCGTTTTTGAAAGCAAACGTACCCAGCGCCTCGTTCCGATCATCAAACCCTTACCCAATACGACACTCGATTTTACAGAAACGATTGGAAGGCTCTACTACCAAAATGGAGACCATCAAAAAATCGCTGTAAAAAGAATTAAAGTTTTTCTGGAGTATGTACGCTCCCGTTATTTCCTGAAAACCAAGGTCTTTGATGATGAATTTATCCGTAACCTGGCAGGAAAGTCGGGAATCCCCGAAACGGATATCCGCCAATTGTGCGAAACCATAGACTTTATCAAAAACCATACGGCGATCAGTGAAGAACAATTAATCTCTCTCAATCAATTGCTGGAGGATTTTTATCACAGGGTATAA
- a CDS encoding T9SS type A sorting domain-containing protein: MRKLIPIVPTVMVLFLAFSVQFVHAQVCTPDPSFTAAGVYPATLPSACANVPYSVAITLVVPLDTVFQSPFGPITVPIDSVVLDSVTGLPPGFSYQCVPPTCAFPGGGSYCILVSGTSSIADTFSINIFTNTYLTVIGTPQVIPTNFTGYYDLIVNAGVTASVSVSDANCGATDGIALVSPSGTGPFTFLWSNGDTTSTIGNLAPGAYSVVVTGPDGCSSTFVANVGTNGNAPSSVLDTTTWTGCAGSAGGSISINVSGGTGPFSYAWSNGDTTATITGVAGGSYNVTVTDALGCASTDTYVISEPTPLALTPGQVNSVSCYGDADGTAEVTVSGGIGSYSYDWQTTPPQTGAMATGLSAGVVQVLVTDEAGCVEDLNITVSQPDSLELSFTTIDPTFGNPYGSATVTPAGGTPPYTYLWNTGDITNSIDSVGSSGGVFYVTVTDAKGCEVTDTVEIFAYVGIEDELAAGFRDISIYPNPNAGAFTLEIVLDKVQQVNIQLFDLTGKSVLSSTKTNVLSLSENITAQGIPAGMYLLQIRTELGMASRRVIIR; encoded by the coding sequence ATGAGAAAACTGATCCCCATTGTACCAACCGTAATGGTGCTTTTCCTGGCTTTTTCTGTACAGTTTGTACACGCGCAGGTCTGTACCCCGGATCCATCCTTTACCGCTGCCGGCGTTTACCCGGCTACGCTTCCTTCTGCCTGTGCAAACGTGCCCTATTCGGTTGCCATTACCCTCGTGGTCCCGCTGGATACTGTTTTCCAGTCGCCATTTGGGCCTATTACCGTACCGATTGACTCTGTAGTACTGGATAGTGTTACCGGGCTTCCTCCCGGCTTTAGCTACCAGTGTGTTCCACCGACCTGTGCATTTCCGGGAGGTGGCAGCTATTGTATTCTGGTATCTGGAACCAGCAGCATCGCCGACACTTTTTCTATAAATATATTTACCAATACTTACCTCACAGTCATTGGTACACCACAGGTTATCCCTACCAATTTTACCGGTTATTATGACCTGATTGTCAATGCAGGAGTTACTGCCAGTGTATCCGTATCTGATGCCAACTGTGGCGCTACTGATGGGATTGCACTTGTATCACCTTCCGGCACAGGGCCTTTCACCTTTCTCTGGAGCAACGGCGATACAACTTCTACGATTGGCAACCTCGCACCAGGTGCATATAGTGTAGTGGTTACAGGTCCCGACGGCTGCAGCAGTACTTTTGTTGCCAACGTAGGTACCAACGGCAATGCGCCTTCCAGTGTACTGGATACAACAACCTGGACAGGTTGTGCAGGCAGTGCCGGGGGCAGCATCAGCATTAATGTCAGCGGCGGAACAGGACCGTTTTCATACGCATGGTCAAATGGCGATACTACCGCCACCATCACCGGAGTTGCCGGGGGATCATACAATGTGACAGTTACTGACGCGCTGGGCTGCGCCTCCACAGATACTTATGTGATTTCTGAACCCACTCCGCTTGCCCTTACGCCCGGACAGGTAAACAGTGTTTCCTGTTATGGCGACGCCGATGGAACCGCTGAAGTTACCGTCTCCGGTGGCATTGGCAGCTACTCTTATGACTGGCAGACTACTCCTCCTCAAACAGGTGCGATGGCTACCGGGCTTTCCGCCGGAGTAGTGCAGGTTTTGGTAACCGATGAAGCGGGTTGTGTCGAAGATCTGAATATAACCGTCAGTCAGCCCGATTCTCTGGAACTTTCCTTTACAACCATAGATCCCACCTTTGGCAATCCATATGGATCGGCAACGGTAACCCCTGCCGGAGGAACACCTCCTTACACTTATCTCTGGAATACAGGGGATATTACCAACAGTATTGATAGTGTCGGCAGCTCGGGCGGTGTTTTCTATGTAACGGTAACAGATGCCAAAGGCTGCGAGGTTACAGATACCGTAGAAATTTTCGCTTACGTAGGCATCGAAGACGAACTGGCTGCCGGTTTCCGCGACATCAGCATTTACCCCAACCCTAACGCTGGTGCTTTTACGCTGGAAATTGTGCTTGACAAGGTACAACAAGTCAATATCCAGCTATTTGATCTTACGGGTAAGTCTGTATTATCATCGACTAAAACGAATGTGCTCAGTCTGTCTGAAAATATAACGGCACAAGGCATACCCGCCGGAATGTATCTGCTTCAGATTCGCACGGAGCTGGGGATGGCTTCGCGCAGGGTGATTATCCGCTAG
- a CDS encoding MoxR family ATPase, which produces MEEIFNTHTELGEFRASVEKIKQEVGKIIVGQHKMVELIITAILSDGHILIEGVPGVAKTLTAKLMAKSIDTGFSRIQFTPDLMPSDVLGTSVFNTQTAAFEFRRGPIFSNIVLIDEINRAPAKTQAALFEVMEERQVTMDGITYQMAPPYIVIATQNPIEQEGTYRLPEAQLDRFLFKIEVGYPSPDDEVRILSDFQKRKNQNDISQVQPVLNATTIRSAQEIVRGIHIEPNLIRYIVEIVASTRNNKDIYLGASPRASINIMTASKALAAIRGRTFVTPEDIQYITSPVLQHRIILTPEKEMEGATPEDVIIRTVERVEVPR; this is translated from the coding sequence ATGGAAGAAATTTTTAATACACACACAGAGCTTGGTGAATTCCGCGCATCCGTGGAGAAAATCAAACAGGAAGTCGGAAAAATCATTGTAGGTCAGCACAAAATGGTAGAGCTGATAATCACAGCGATTTTGTCTGACGGTCATATCCTGATTGAAGGTGTACCAGGCGTAGCCAAAACGCTGACAGCCAAGCTCATGGCGAAATCCATTGACACGGGATTTTCCAGGATACAGTTTACCCCCGATCTTATGCCCTCAGATGTACTGGGCACATCGGTTTTTAATACACAAACTGCCGCATTTGAATTTCGAAGGGGACCGATTTTCAGCAATATTGTCCTCATAGATGAGATCAACCGCGCACCTGCAAAAACCCAGGCGGCCTTGTTTGAGGTCATGGAAGAGCGTCAGGTAACGATGGACGGGATCACCTATCAGATGGCCCCCCCATATATCGTTATTGCCACACAGAACCCGATCGAGCAAGAAGGCACCTACCGGCTGCCGGAAGCTCAGCTTGACCGGTTTCTTTTTAAAATCGAGGTGGGTTACCCTTCTCCCGATGATGAAGTGCGTATCCTCAGCGATTTTCAGAAACGAAAAAACCAAAATGATATCAGCCAGGTCCAGCCGGTATTAAATGCCACCACGATTCGTTCTGCTCAGGAAATTGTACGGGGAATCCATATCGAACCCAATCTTATCCGCTACATTGTAGAGATTGTAGCCAGCACCCGAAATAATAAAGATATTTACCTCGGCGCATCTCCCCGCGCTTCTATCAATATTATGACCGCCTCCAAAGCGCTTGCAGCCATCAGGGGCAGAACGTTTGTTACACCGGAAGACATTCAGTATATAACCAGTCCTGTACTTCAGCACAGGATTATTCTTACCCCCGAAAAGGAAATGGAAGGCGCCACACCGGAAGATGTGATTATCCGGACAGTAGAACGTGTCGAAGTACCCCGTTAA
- a CDS encoding DUF547 domain-containing protein, whose translation MKSSLSYLLFISCLLLFSAISSLSASGVSGNTTTTTEVANTPSVAITHAEWDYLLKKYVSAEGKVNYPGLKQDKAKLEVYLKKLSTNPPAADWSSKDKLAYWINVYNAFTVKLIVDNYPLKSIRDLGEPWDKKFILIGSKTYSLNEVENQIIRKEFAEPRIHFAVNCASFSCPALLNEAFTGDKLEDQLTRQTKAYINNPAHNTISANKAQVSQLFSWYADDFKKSAGSVSAFINKYSTMKIKDDSKLEYKDYGWNLNE comes from the coding sequence ATGAAAAGCTCTCTTTCTTACCTGTTATTTATTTCATGCCTTTTGCTCTTTAGTGCGATCTCCTCTCTCTCTGCCTCCGGTGTTTCTGGTAATACTACTACGACAACGGAAGTTGCAAATACCCCATCTGTAGCTATTACGCACGCGGAGTGGGATTATTTGCTGAAAAAATATGTTTCTGCGGAGGGAAAAGTCAATTATCCCGGATTGAAGCAGGATAAGGCCAAACTGGAAGTATATCTGAAAAAACTGAGCACAAATCCTCCCGCTGCAGACTGGTCCTCAAAGGACAAACTTGCCTACTGGATCAATGTGTATAATGCCTTTACCGTCAAACTGATTGTTGACAATTATCCACTCAAAAGTATCCGCGACCTGGGCGAGCCCTGGGACAAAAAGTTTATACTTATAGGGAGTAAAACCTATAGCCTGAACGAAGTGGAAAACCAGATTATCCGCAAGGAATTTGCAGAGCCAAGGATTCACTTCGCCGTGAATTGTGCCTCTTTCTCATGTCCTGCATTGCTCAACGAAGCTTTTACCGGTGATAAGCTTGAAGATCAACTCACCCGGCAGACCAAAGCCTATATCAATAATCCTGCTCACAATACCATTTCTGCGAACAAAGCGCAGGTATCTCAGTTATTCAGCTGGTATGCAGATGATTTCAAAAAATCAGCAGGTTCTGTCTCTGCTTTTATCAACAAATATTCTACCATGAAAATCAAAGATGATTCGAAGCTGGAATACAAAGATTACGGCTGGAATCTAAACGAATAA
- the gcvT gene encoding glycine cleavage system aminomethyltransferase GcvT: MSKKTELHAIHEQLGAKLIPFAGYDMPVRYQSDKAEHLAVRESAGLFDVSHMGEFIVRGPKALELIQKISSNDASKLEPGKAQYCCMPNYQGGIVDDMIVYYIREDQYMIVVNASNIEKDWNWISESNTMGAEMIDISEETSLLAVSGPKAEAIVQKLTSYDLSTMGTYYCFKDTFNGAEKSMVATTGYTGERTFEIFVYNQHAVRMWHDLMEAGAEFGLIPTGLGARDTLRLEMGYMLYGNDINDTTTPLEAGLGWITKLGKGVFNGSDVLNRQKAEGVKRKLIGFEMIEKGIPRSHYKIAHQGQEIGEVTSGGISPVMNIGIGMAYVPEQLSAIGTEMDIIIRDKPVKAKVVKRPFLQR; the protein is encoded by the coding sequence ATGTCCAAGAAAACAGAACTCCACGCAATTCACGAACAACTGGGCGCAAAGCTCATTCCATTTGCCGGTTATGATATGCCGGTCCGCTATCAGAGTGATAAGGCAGAACATCTGGCTGTGCGGGAATCGGCGGGACTGTTTGATGTTTCTCATATGGGCGAGTTTATTGTTCGCGGACCCAAAGCACTGGAGTTGATTCAGAAAATTTCTTCGAATGATGCCTCCAAACTAGAGCCGGGCAAAGCCCAATATTGCTGTATGCCCAATTATCAGGGAGGAATTGTGGATGATATGATCGTTTATTATATCCGCGAAGACCAGTATATGATTGTGGTGAATGCTTCCAATATTGAAAAAGACTGGAACTGGATCAGTGAAAGCAATACCATGGGCGCAGAAATGATCGATATCTCTGAAGAAACCTCTCTCCTTGCAGTTTCCGGTCCAAAAGCGGAGGCGATTGTTCAGAAACTTACCAGCTATGACCTTTCGACAATGGGGACATACTATTGTTTTAAAGATACTTTCAACGGCGCCGAAAAATCAATGGTCGCCACCACTGGCTATACCGGCGAACGCACATTTGAAATATTTGTGTACAACCAGCACGCGGTGCGAATGTGGCATGACCTGATGGAAGCAGGAGCGGAATTTGGATTGATTCCTACCGGCCTCGGAGCAAGAGATACCCTGCGTCTGGAAATGGGGTATATGCTGTATGGCAACGATATCAACGATACGACTACCCCACTGGAAGCCGGACTCGGCTGGATCACCAAACTCGGCAAAGGCGTATTTAACGGGTCTGATGTACTCAACCGCCAGAAGGCAGAAGGCGTGAAGCGTAAGCTCATCGGGTTTGAAATGATCGAAAAGGGAATTCCCCGCTCCCACTACAAAATCGCGCATCAGGGGCAGGAAATCGGTGAGGTGACTTCAGGCGGTATCAGTCCGGTGATGAATATCGGAATCGGTATGGCTTATGTCCCCGAACAACTGTCTGCCATCGGCACAGAAATGGACATAATTATCCGTGACAAACCGGTGAAAGCTAAAGTGGTAAAACGCCCGTTTCTTCAGAGATAG
- a CDS encoding RDD family protein — protein sequence MNTIIIPTTQNIELEYPVAQLGDRIASGLIDLLAFALYVYVWGYLIDKYNYHSEWKDYLSDTLTIISLLPAVFYSLWCEFLFQGQTLGKRLMKMRTIRTDGAPATLSAYLLRWMLRMIDVWLSVSIVLLPGVIGMVAISMNKKGQRIGDIVAGTSVIKLQLVTTFGDTMFMDTAEDYQVVFPEIQNLSDRDVSILKEVFDLGIKNFNPELLEKLANKVKEVSGINTRMTDKQFLETVLRDYNHVFGKD from the coding sequence ATGAATACGATCATTATACCAACTACGCAAAACATTGAGCTGGAATACCCTGTGGCGCAACTTGGCGATCGTATTGCAAGTGGTCTGATTGATCTTCTCGCCTTTGCATTGTATGTGTATGTCTGGGGTTATCTGATTGATAAGTATAATTACCACAGTGAATGGAAGGACTATCTCTCAGACACACTTACCATAATCTCACTGCTTCCAGCGGTTTTCTACAGCCTTTGGTGTGAATTTCTTTTTCAAGGACAGACGCTGGGTAAAAGGTTGATGAAGATGCGTACGATCCGTACCGACGGGGCTCCGGCCACCCTGTCTGCTTACCTGCTGCGGTGGATGCTTCGTATGATCGATGTCTGGCTGAGCGTAAGTATTGTCCTACTGCCGGGGGTTATCGGAATGGTGGCGATTTCCATGAATAAAAAGGGTCAGCGAATTGGAGACATTGTGGCCGGAACATCTGTGATCAAACTTCAACTGGTCACTACTTTTGGCGATACGATGTTTATGGATACTGCGGAAGACTACCAGGTGGTGTTTCCCGAAATACAGAATCTGTCTGACCGCGATGTATCCATTCTGAAAGAAGTATTTGATCTGGGAATTAAAAATTTTAATCCGGAACTGCTCGAAAAGCTCGCAAATAAGGTAAAAGAGGTATCCGGGATAAATACCCGGATGACAGATAAACAATTTCTCGAAACAGTACTACGCGATTACAACCATGTTTTCGGGAAAGATTAG
- a CDS encoding stage II sporulation protein M: MRQNKDKWLEYERMLFQENQEEIDPDRLAELYIQLTDDLAYSRTFYPKSQTVKYLNGLAARTHLAIYKNKKEKGSRLLTFWTTELPLIYRESHKYMLYSMLIFTFTFIVGVFTAYSDEEFLRIVLSDNYVDMTLENIHNGDPMGVYKDSASFPMFVRIAYNNIQVSFLAFVMGIFCSFGTIYILFKNGLMLGSFFMLFHTEGIIWEALPVIYIHGTLELSAIVIAGGAGFMLGNSILFPGTHTRIYSIQRAAQSGVKIIVGLIPVFLLAAFLESYITRLTEMPLIIKLLIIILSLAFVVWYYIIYPITVTREAGYVEKKIN, from the coding sequence TTGCGACAAAATAAGGACAAATGGCTGGAATATGAGCGAATGCTGTTTCAGGAAAATCAGGAAGAAATCGACCCTGATCGCCTGGCGGAGCTTTATATTCAGTTGACCGATGATCTTGCTTATTCCCGTACATTTTACCCCAAAAGCCAGACGGTAAAATATCTTAATGGTCTGGCAGCACGAACGCACCTGGCGATCTATAAAAATAAAAAAGAAAAGGGAAGCAGACTCCTTACTTTCTGGACGACGGAACTTCCCCTCATATACCGGGAGTCGCACAAGTATATGTTGTACTCCATGTTGATTTTCACCTTTACTTTTATTGTTGGAGTCTTTACCGCTTACAGCGATGAAGAATTTCTCCGGATTGTGCTTTCTGACAACTATGTGGATATGACGCTGGAAAATATTCACAACGGCGACCCGATGGGCGTATATAAAGACTCAGCCTCCTTCCCCATGTTTGTGCGGATTGCCTACAACAATATTCAGGTTTCTTTTCTGGCTTTCGTCATGGGGATATTCTGTTCTTTTGGCACCATATACATACTTTTCAAAAACGGGCTGATGCTGGGATCCTTTTTTATGCTGTTTCATACCGAAGGGATCATCTGGGAAGCACTTCCGGTAATCTATATCCATGGTACGCTCGAACTTTCAGCAATTGTCATTGCAGGGGGAGCCGGATTTATGCTGGGCAATAGCATTCTTTTTCCAGGAACCCATACCCGCATATACTCTATACAGCGGGCAGCCCAGTCCGGAGTAAAAATAATTGTGGGATTAATACCGGTTTTCCTCCTGGCAGCTTTTCTGGAGTCCTATATTACCCGACTAACAGAAATGCCGCTGATAATTAAGCTACTAATCATTATTTTGTCATTGGCTTTTGTGGTTTGGTATTATATTATCTACCCGATAACCGTTACCCGTGAAGCCGGATACGTGGAGAAAAAAATCAATTGA